A genomic stretch from Theropithecus gelada isolate Dixy chromosome 2, Tgel_1.0, whole genome shotgun sequence includes:
- the POPDC2 gene encoding popeye domain-containing protein 2, with protein sequence MSANSSRAGQLLLQASACISWKQDVEGAVYHLANCLLLLGFMGGSGVYGCFYFFGFLSAGYLCCVLWGWFSACGLDIVLWSFLLAVVCLLQLAHLVYRLREDTLAEEFDLLYKTLCLPLQVPLQTYKEIVHCCEKQVLTLATEQTYAVEGETPINRLSLLLSGRVRVSQDGQFLHYIFPYQFMDSPEWESLQPSEEGVFQVTLTAETSCSYISWPRKSLHLLLTKERYISCLFSALLGYDISEKLYTLNDKLFAKFGLRFDIRLPSLYHVLGPTAADAGPESEKGDEEACEPAASPPQATPTSLQQTPPCSPPPAATNFPAPPSRARLSRPDSSILASRIPLQSYSPVISRGQAPLAPTHTPEL encoded by the exons ATGAGCGCCAACAGCAGCAGAGCGGGCCAGCTTCTCTTGCAGGCTTCAGCGTGCATTAGCTGGAAGCAGGATGTGGAAGGGGCTGTCTACCATTTAGCCAACTGCCTCTTACTCCTGGGCTTCATGGGGGGCAGTGGGGTGTATGGATGCTTCTATTTTTTTGGCTTCCTGAGTGCAGGTTACCTGTGCTGTGTGCTGTGGGGCTGGTTCAGTGCCTGTGGCCTGGACATTGTTCTTTGGAGCTTCCTGCTAGCTGTGGTCTGCCTGCTCCAGCTGGCACACCTGGTATACCGCCTGCGTGAGGACACCCTCGCTGAGGAGTTTGACCTCCTCTACAAGACGCTGTGCCTGCCCCTGCAGGTGCCCCTACAGACATACAAGGAGATTGTTCACTGCTGCGAGAAGCAGGTCTTAACTCTGGCCACTGAACAGACCTATGCCGTGGAGGGTGAGACACCCATCAACCGCCTGTCCCTGCTGCTCTCTGGCCG GGttcgtgtgagccaggatgggcAGTTTCTGCACTACATCTTTCCATACCAGTTCATGGACTCTCCTGAGTGGGAATCACTACAGCCTTCTGAGGAGGGGGTGTTCCAG GTCACTCTGACTGCTGAGACCTCATGTAGCTACATTTCCTGGCCCCGGAAAAGTCTCCATCTTCTTCTGACCAAAGAGCGATACATCTCCTGCCTCTTCTCGGCTCTGCTGGGTTATGACATCTCAGAGAAGCTCTACACTCTTAATGACAAGCTCTTTGCTAAGTTTGGGCTGCGCTTTGACATCCGCCTTCCCAGCCTCTACCATGTCCTAGGTCCCACTGCTGCAGATGCAGGACCAGAGTCCGAGAAGGGTGATGAGGAAGCCTGTGAGCCAGCTGCGTCCCCTCCTCAGGCCACACCAACTTCTCTCCAGCAAACACCTCCTTGTTCTCCCCCTCCAGCTGCCACCAACTTTCCTGCACCTCCTTCCCGGGCCAGGTTGTCCAGGCCAGACAGCAGCATCCTGG CTTCTAGAATTCCTCTCCAGAGCTACTCTCCAGTTATATCCAGGGGACAGGCCCCTTTGGCTCCAACCCACACGCCTGAACTTTAA